Part of the Nitrospirota bacterium genome, GGCAGGCACATGGCAGTAACTGATAATTTGAGGGACTACGCGCAGGAGAAGGTCAGAAAATTCGACAAGTACCTCGGGAATATCTCGGAGGCAGTTGTGACCCTGAGTGTCGAAAAATACAGACACAAAGCAGAGGTTCTCTTGAAGGTTAACGGGATGCTGATTCAGGCAGAGGGCATCACCGGTGAAATGTACTCTTCCATAGATAAGGTAGTGGAAAAGCTCAATAGACAGGTAAAGAAATATAAAGAGAAACTGATCTCCCATAGCTCCCATAGAAAAGGCGAAGGCAAAACATCTCCTGAAACGAGTTCAGGATCTCCAATGAGCACAGAGTTCACACCAACAATAATAAAAAGGAAACGTTTTGATATAAAGCCCATGAACCCCGAAGAAGCGGCTGCACAGATGGACCTTCTCGATAAAGACTTTTTTGTATTCACCAATGCCTCAACCGGGGACATCAATGTCCTTTATAAAAGGAGGGATGGGAACTTAGGCCTCATAGAGCCCTCAAAATGAAGCCAGCCAAAAAGCGGAGGCTGTTTATCGTTATTCTTACTGGCCTTTCCGGGGCCGGTAAGAGTATTGCCCTCAAGTCGTTTGAGGATATTGGTTTCTTCTGTGTCGACAATCTTCCTGCATTTCTGATAAAGACCTTTGTGGATTTGTGTTCTCATACACCAACCATAACAAATATTGCTATAGGCATTGACATCAGGGAAAAGGAATTTCTTTCAAACCTCCCTGAAATCCTGTCTGAATTAAAGAGGAACCATGCAGTGGAGATTATCTTTCTTGAGGCAAAAGAGGACAGCCTGCTCAGGAGATTCAAGGAAACCAGAAGGCCCCATCCGCTGGGATACAAAAACCTGACAAAGGCAATCAGGGCAGAGGAAGATATGCTTGCACCTTTAAGGAGGAATTCTGACCGTATTATAGACACATCATCCCTGAACCCGCATCAATTAAGGAAAGCCATTGAGGAACTTTACAGCAGCGGAAGGGTAAAAAAATCCATGGCTATTACTTTAATTTCTTTTGGCTATAAATACGGCATCCCTGAAGATGCAGACCTCATCTTTGATGTAAGGTTTCTGCCAAATCCTAATTTCATAGCCGAGTTAAAACCCTTTGACGGCACCACTCAAAAGACAAAGCAGTTTGTCCTCGGGCAAAAAGACGCAAAGGTCTTCTTGAAAAAACTATATCAACTCCTTGAATTTCTCATGCCGCTTTATAAAGCTGAGGGCAGAAATTTTATGACAATAGGGATCGGATGTACAGGTGGAATCCACCGCTCACCTGCAATAGTAGAAGAGATACAGAGATTTTTTAAAAAGAAGGAAGTAGATACCTCTGTAGTCCACAGAGAACTCAAGGGTCGTAAGTTTACTCAAAAATAGACATAAAAACACAGCAACATGGCCTAAATTTAGAGGTAGGACTAAGAAATATGGTAAAACCAACAAGGTAGATAGGGAAGGCTGGTGAAGAATTTCTATACGACACCTTAATAAAAAAGACGTTATGGATTTAACAAAAGACATTGAAACTAAAAGGCTAAAACAGAATACAAATCCCGATGCTTCGGGATAGAAATTCTGAGACAGCCTTCCCTATCTCTATTTTGGAGGACATGATATATCTTGACAACAATGCCACAACCCCAATTGATAGCGAAGTCCTTGAAGATATGTTTCAATGTCTGAGGGAAAACTTCGGCAATCCATCAAGCGGGCACAACATTGGCAAGAAGGCAAAGGAGGCTGTTGAAAAGGCACGGCAGGAGGTTGCAGAACTCATCAATGCAAGGCCAGAAGAAATAATTTTTACTTCCGGGGGCACTGAAGCCAATAATATGGCTATCCTTGGAACTGCCCTTACCCTGAATCAATCCGTGAAACAAGTTCAGAGCCTGCCCCGAATTTATTTCGGGGACATGGTTCAGGGCAAAGCAGGCCATATTATCACCTCTTCGATAGAACACCCTTCAGTGATGCAACCATGCAAATACCTCGCAGGGCTCGGCTTTGAAATCACATATCTCAGAGTCGACAGGTTCGGACTCATAGATGTAGAAGGATTGAGAAGCGCTATCAGAGAAGACACAATACTTATAACAATCATGCATTCAAACAATGAGATAGGGACCCTTCAGCCAATTAAAGAGATAGGAAAAATCGCAAAGAGCAGGGGAATCGTCTTTCACAGCGATGCAGCTCAATCCGTTGGAAAAGTGCCTGTTGATGTCAATGAACTCAATGTAGACCTCATGAGCATAGTGTCACATAAATTTTATGGGCCAAAGGGAATAGGCGCTATTTATAAAAGAGATGGGGTAGAGTTAAGGCCGATCCTCTTTGGCGCTGGCCATGAAAGAGGATTACGGCCTGGCACGGAAAATGTACCGTGCATTGTTGGTCTTGGAAAGGCCTGCGAAATTGCAAAAAGGGATATTCAAGGCAGGGTCTCTTATGCAAAATTTCTCTCAGAGAAACTCCACAGGGGGCTTGAGAAAGAAATACCAGATTTAAAGCTCAACGGTCATCCTGACAAAAGGCTCCCAAATACATTAAACCTCTGCTTTCCAGGCACAGATGCATCCTCGCTCATTGAGAAACTGAAAGGGAAGATTGCAGCCTCTACAGGCTCTGCATGCCATGCAGGCAAACACACACCCTCGCCTGTTCTTAAAGCTATTGGCCTTAGTGATAAAGACGCCTTCTCATCCGTGAGGTTCAGTGTCGGTAAAGACAATACAGGGGAGGAAGTCAAAGAGGCAGTAAGAATAATTCTCATTTAAACCTACAGAGGAGGTTTTTTCAGCATGGGAAAGGATAAGGGAGATAGCAGAAATCTTAGATGCCAGGGTTATAGTATATCAATGCCCCTCGAGCTTTAGACTGGACATTTGTTAGGCGCTTTTCAGCGTCAAAACTCTTACCTCTTTCTCAAGCCGTATATCCAATTTGTCCTTCTCGACCTCAAGGTCGTATCGCGATTGAAGATTGAGCCAAAAACGCTCGGAAAGGCCGAAATAGCGGGCAAGCCTCAGCGCCGTATCGGCGGTGATTGACCGTTTGCCCTGAACAATTTCATTTATACGGCGCGGCGGTACACTGATATCCTTGGCCAGTTTGTACTGACTGATTTCCAAGGGCTTCAGGAATTCCTCAAGCAGTATTTCCCCCGGATGGACCGGGGCCATCTTCCTCGTGCTCATGATTTTCTCCTAATGGTAGTCGGTTATCTCAACGTCGTAGGCATCCCCTTGATGCCATCGAAAACACATCCTCCACTGATCGTTAATCCGGATGCTGTGCTGCCCCTGGCGATTGCCGGAGAGCTTCTCCAGCCGGTTGCCCGGCGGCATCCTCAGGTCCTCCAACTGCTCCGCAGCATCCAATAATAATAGTTTTCTCAAAGCATTTCGTTGTATTTCCGAGGGGTATTTTGATGAAGATTTCCGGTGGAAGAGCTTTTCGGTGTCTTTACAACGAAAGCTTTTTATCATAGTCAATAATAACGCGTGGCGATAATAATGTCAAGCGTTATTATCCGATTTTAGCGCCTAACGGGTCTGTAGAAAAACCATGATCTTTAAAACATTTGTGTCAAAAAGTCTTTTATTTTCAATGGTCATTTTTTTGAAAATAGACTTTTTTTACAGGCTCAACGCACGGCTCACCTGGAGGCCGGCTTTGTGGCCGATCCGGTGCAGCCGATGGTTATCGGTTCACTACTTCCATTTTGACAACACGGCCAGCAATGCAGCCGCGGCACTTATTACGGAGGCAATAGCGGATATGAGCGCCAGTTTCCAAAGTCTGGATTCGCGAATTGATCTTTCTGCCTCAATTACGCGTTTCTGAAGCTCATAATCACTGGCCCGTTCATGCCTTCCTACCGAGCTTTGAGTAATCAACTCGCCTTGAATATCGACGCCAAGTTCTCTCGCTCGTTGCTCCAGCTCATCACCTTCCAGTATCTTTTTCATATGCCCCTATTCATTCTCCGATAACGCCCTGATGACTGACGAGTGCCACCGTAAGATATCAGAAAGGGAAAAGACAGTTTGCAGACTGATAACATCGTCAGCCTAAAAAGCGTCCTGTGGCACTCGTTCATGTCCATCTGGTTGTTAGGTTTTATCTTGTTTCATTATGTCATTAACGTTTTTGTCTATCTTATTAAATAGGCTTTTTATTTTCTTAATGTCGTCACGATGAAAATAGGAAAGAAATAACTTCTGACCATTAGAAAGTTTCTGATGAGCATTAATATCTTTACACAAAATAGGAACTGGATACCGTGCTGCCCAGACAGCATTTCTTTATAGTCGCATGAGTAACTCTTCTTCATCTGCTGATATATCGATCCCTAATTTGTCCTTCACGAGATTGATTAGATTATGAGTCTTTAAGGAATTAGGTAATTTCTTATTCTTTATAATTTCGTTTTCTAATTTAGATTTGTTCATCTTAATTATTACAGCTTTACACATATTTTCTATGGCGTACGACATCAACATAAAATAAATACCTTGCACAAAAGATAATGAAGGCTGATTCTCATTTCGCGTGCTATAGTTGGCTGGAGGTCCCCAAAGAATTTTCAAGTCATTTTCAAATTCAGATGCTGTTTTGAATAACTCTTGTGAATTTATTATCCACGACTCAGCGCATAAAACTTTTTCAATATACAATGGCAAATGAACTAATTCATTGATTGTTTTTTCTGTTGTCTCCATCTTGTGGCCTCGGGTTTTTGAATTCTGCAACATTGTATCCTCTTAATGTCAAAACCTAACATTTATTTTTAAACTTCTTCTGTATTTAGCAAAATTATAAATGGACAACAGTCTACAGTCAAACATTTTTCATTGAAAAACCGCTGAAATTGGCAAGGCAATGCAGTATAATCATTT contains:
- the raiA gene encoding ribosome-associated translation inhibitor RaiA, whose amino-acid sequence is MNIIVTGRHMAVTDNLRDYAQEKVRKFDKYLGNISEAVVTLSVEKYRHKAEVLLKVNGMLIQAEGITGEMYSSIDKVVEKLNRQVKKYKEKLISHSSHRKGEGKTSPETSSGSPMSTEFTPTIIKRKRFDIKPMNPEEAAAQMDLLDKDFFVFTNASTGDINVLYKRRDGNLGLIEPSK
- the rapZ gene encoding RNase adapter RapZ; this encodes MKPAKKRRLFIVILTGLSGAGKSIALKSFEDIGFFCVDNLPAFLIKTFVDLCSHTPTITNIAIGIDIREKEFLSNLPEILSELKRNHAVEIIFLEAKEDSLLRRFKETRRPHPLGYKNLTKAIRAEEDMLAPLRRNSDRIIDTSSLNPHQLRKAIEELYSSGRVKKSMAITLISFGYKYGIPEDADLIFDVRFLPNPNFIAELKPFDGTTQKTKQFVLGQKDAKVFLKKLYQLLEFLMPLYKAEGRNFMTIGIGCTGGIHRSPAIVEEIQRFFKKKEVDTSVVHRELKGRKFTQK
- a CDS encoding cysteine desulfurase — encoded protein: MIYLDNNATTPIDSEVLEDMFQCLRENFGNPSSGHNIGKKAKEAVEKARQEVAELINARPEEIIFTSGGTEANNMAILGTALTLNQSVKQVQSLPRIYFGDMVQGKAGHIITSSIEHPSVMQPCKYLAGLGFEITYLRVDRFGLIDVEGLRSAIREDTILITIMHSNNEIGTLQPIKEIGKIAKSRGIVFHSDAAQSVGKVPVDVNELNVDLMSIVSHKFYGPKGIGAIYKRDGVELRPILFGAGHERGLRPGTENVPCIVGLGKACEIAKRDIQGRVSYAKFLSEKLHRGLEKEIPDLKLNGHPDKRLPNTLNLCFPGTDASSLIEKLKGKIAASTGSACHAGKHTPSPVLKAIGLSDKDAFSSVRFSVGKDNTGEEVKEAVRIILI
- a CDS encoding HigA family addiction module antidote protein: MSTRKMAPVHPGEILLEEFLKPLEISQYKLAKDISVPPRRINEIVQGKRSITADTALRLARYFGLSERFWLNLQSRYDLEVEKDKLDIRLEKEVRVLTLKSA
- a CDS encoding type II toxin-antitoxin system RelE/ParE family toxin is translated as MIKSFRCKDTEKLFHRKSSSKYPSEIQRNALRKLLLLDAAEQLEDLRMPPGNRLEKLSGNRQGQHSIRINDQWRMCFRWHQGDAYDVEITDYH